Proteins found in one Zea mays cultivar B73 chromosome 1, Zm-B73-REFERENCE-NAM-5.0, whole genome shotgun sequence genomic segment:
- the LOC100285445 gene encoding calmodulin-binding receptor-like cytoplasmic kinase 2 isoform X1 → MMKSVSGTGSAGSRSDPGGSGELSRFSVATTASSASQPSANGGARGISFLDAFRSCFVPPEARSPENSMSDESHPSHQLSQSLSSQGSNSGSVFGSKRSIKGMYSPMHKSSLDREIPGSTKFSLPQIQKATKNFSPNFKIGQGGSGTVYKGQLADGTLVAVKRAKKNVYDKHMGREFWNEIETLQRIEHLNLVRFHGYLEFGGEQLIIVEYVPNGNLREHLDCINGKILEFSLRLEIAIDVAHAITYLHTYSGFDLQMYIKDHPVIHRDIKSSNILLMNNCRAKVADFGFAKLAPTDSSHISTQVKGTAGYLDPEYLRTYQLNEKSDVYSFGVLLVELVTGRRPIEPKKAIIERVTTKWAMEKFVEGNAIQTLDPNLEATDAINLAVEKLYELALQCLAPTKRNRPSMKRCAEILWSIRKDYRELVVPTSAMN, encoded by the exons ATGATGAAGAGCGTCAGCGGCACCGGCTCGGCCGGGAGCCGGAGCGATCCGGGCGGCAGCGGCGAGCTGTCCCGCTTCTCCGTCGCCACCACGGCGTCGTCCGCCTCGCAGCCTTCCGCGAACGGTGGCGCGCGCGGGATCTCCTTCCTCGACGCCTTCCGGTCCTGCTTCGTGCCCCCGGAGGCGCGCTCGCCGGAGAACTCCATGTCCGACGAATCCCACCCTTCCCACCAAC TCTCGCAGTCTTTGAGCTCACAAGGTTCTAACAGTGGGAGCGTGTTTGGGAGCAAGCGATCGATTAAAGGAATGTATAGTCCCATGCACAAGAGTTCTTTAGATAGGGAGATCCCTGGCAGCACAAAATTCTCCTTGCCGCAGATCCAGAAAGCAACAAAGAACTTCTCGCCGAACTTCAAGATTGGGCAGGGTGGTTCTGGGACTGTATACAAGGGTCAGCTTGCTGATGGTACTCTTGTCGCTGTCAAACGTGCCAAGAAG AATGTTTATGACAAGCATATGGGTCGTGAGTTCTGGAACGAGATTGAGACATTGCAACGCATTGAGCACCTGAATTTGGTTAGGTTTCATGGGTACCTGGAGTTTGGTGGCGAGCAGTTGATTATTGTGGAGTATGTTCCCAATGGGAATCTTCGAGAGCACCTCGACT GTATAAATGGTAAAATATTGGAATTCTCACTGAGATTGGAAATTGCAATTGATGTGGCTCATGCTATTACATATCTTCATACCTATTCAG GGTTTGACCTTCAGATGTATATTAAAG ATCATCCAGTCATCCACAGAGACATCAAATCCTCAAACATTCTTCTAATGAACAATTGTCGAGCCAAGGTTGCTGACTTTGGATTCGCCAAACTGGCTCCAACTGATTCTAGTCATATATCTACTCAAGTCAAAGGAACAGCAGGCTATCTCGATCCAGAATATCTCAGAACATACCAGCTCAATGAGAAGAGTGATGTCTACTCCTTTGGAGTCCTTCTGGTGGAGTTGGTTACTGGGAGGCGCCCTATAGAGCCAAAAAAGGCAATCATTGAGCGTGTTACCACAAAATGG GCAATGGAAAAATTTGTGGAGGGCAATGCTATCCAAACACTAGATCCGAATCTGGAAGCGACCGATGCGATCAATCTAGCGGTCGAGAAGCTGTATGAGCTGGCTCTGCAATGCTTAGCCCCAACTAAGAGGAACCGACCGAGCATGAAGCGGTGCGCAGAGATTCTGTGGAGCATCCGTAAAGATTACAGGGAGTTGGTTGTACCCACCTCTGCCATGAACTGA
- the LOC100285445 gene encoding Calmodulin-binding receptor-like cytoplasmic kinase 2 (The RefSeq protein has 3 substitutions compared to this genomic sequence), whose product MMKSVSGTGSAGSRSDPGGSGELSRFSVATTASSASQPSANGGARGISFLDAFRSCFVPPEARSPENSMSDESHPSHQLSQSLSSQGSNSGSVFGSKRSIKGMYSPMHRSSLDREIPGSTKFSLPQIQKATKNFSPNFKIGQGGSGTVYKGQLADGTLVAVKRAKKNVYDKYMGREFWNEIETLQRIEHLNLVRFHGYLEFGGEQLIIVEYVPNGNLREHLDCINGKILEFSLRLEIAIDVAHAITYLHTYSDHPVIHRDIKSSNILLMNNCRAKVADFGFAKLAPTDSSHISTQVKGTAGYLDPEYLRTYQLNEKSDVYSFGVLLVELVTGRRPIEPKKAIIERVTTKWAMENFVEGNAIQTLDPNLEATDAINLAVEKLYELALQCLAPTKRNRPSMKRCAEILWSIRKDYRELVVPTSAMN is encoded by the exons ATGATGAAGAGCGTCAGCGGCACCGGCTCGGCCGGGAGCCGGAGCGATCCGGGCGGCAGCGGCGAGCTGTCCCGCTTCTCCGTCGCCACCACGGCGTCGTCCGCCTCGCAGCCTTCCGCGAACGGTGGCGCGCGCGGGATCTCCTTCCTCGACGCCTTCCGGTCCTGCTTCGTGCCCCCGGAGGCGCGCTCGCCGGAGAACTCCATGTCCGACGAATCCCACCCTTCCCACCAAC TCTCGCAGTCTTTGAGCTCACAAGGTTCTAACAGTGGGAGCGTGTTTGGGAGCAAGCGATCGATTAAAGGAATGTATAGTCCCATGCACAAGAGTTCTTTAGATAGGGAGATCCCTGGCAGCACAAAATTCTCCTTGCCGCAGATCCAGAAAGCAACAAAGAACTTCTCGCCGAACTTCAAGATTGGGCAGGGTGGTTCTGGGACTGTATACAAGGGTCAGCTTGCTGATGGTACTCTTGTCGCTGTCAAACGTGCCAAGAAG AATGTTTATGACAAGCATATGGGTCGTGAGTTCTGGAACGAGATTGAGACATTGCAACGCATTGAGCACCTGAATTTGGTTAGGTTTCATGGGTACCTGGAGTTTGGTGGCGAGCAGTTGATTATTGTGGAGTATGTTCCCAATGGGAATCTTCGAGAGCACCTCGACT GTATAAATGGTAAAATATTGGAATTCTCACTGAGATTGGAAATTGCAATTGATGTGGCTCATGCTATTACATATCTTCATACCTATTCAG ATCATCCAGTCATCCACAGAGACATCAAATCCTCAAACATTCTTCTAATGAACAATTGTCGAGCCAAGGTTGCTGACTTTGGATTCGCCAAACTGGCTCCAACTGATTCTAGTCATATATCTACTCAAGTCAAAGGAACAGCAGGCTATCTCGATCCAGAATATCTCAGAACATACCAGCTCAATGAGAAGAGTGATGTCTACTCCTTTGGAGTCCTTCTGGTGGAGTTGGTTACTGGGAGGCGCCCTATAGAGCCAAAAAAGGCAATCATTGAGCGTGTTACCACAAAATGG GCAATGGAAAAATTTGTGGAGGGCAATGCTATCCAAACACTAGATCCGAATCTGGAAGCGACCGATGCGATCAATCTAGCGGTCGAGAAGCTGTATGAGCTGGCTCTGCAATGCTTAGCCCCAACTAAGAGGAACCGACCGAGCATGAAGCGGTGCGCAGAGATTCTGTGGAGCATCCGTAAAGATTACAGGGAGTTGGTTGTACCCACCTCTGCCATGAACTGA